TCGCTGACCCCCAGCCACTTTCTGAGTTGCTTTCCGCTGGGGTCATCCCACGGTACTCCTGTTTGGTGTACCTTTTTGCCCGGTGCCTGTCCGATGATAACGATTTTGGCTTCCTTATGGGCGGTAACAATGGGGCGAGGCCCCAAGGGCAGATGCTTTGTGCAAACAGTGCATCTTCTGATATCAGATAGCAGTTTTCGCATTATTTCCTTCCCTCGACCACAATTACAAACTCCCCTTTGGGAGGATTTTCCATAAAATGCTGTAGTACCTCTGAAATGGTTCCACGAATGGTTTCTTCATATAGCTTGGTGAGCTCTCTTGAGACCGAAACGCGACGGTCTGCCCCAAAGTGTTCAACGAATTGGCCAAGGGTCTTGACCAGTTTATGGGGCGATTCATAAAACACCATGGTGCGGATCTCTTCGGCCAATTGTTGCAAGCGGGTCTGCCGCCCCTTTTTAATGGGCAGAAAACCCTCGAACACAAAACGATCGTTCGGCAGACCACTATTTACCAATGCCGGAACAAAAGCGGTGGCTCCCGGCAAACATTCTACGGCTACCTCGTATTCAAGACAGGCACGAACCAGTAAAAATCCGGGGTCAGAAATGGCGGGTGTACCAGCATCTGAGATAAGGGCATGGGTTTCGCCGGCCAGCATTCGATCTACCAGCCCATTTACTGTTTTATGCTCGTTGTGCATATGGTGGCTCAGCATAGGGGTATTGATGTCGAAATGCTTTAGAAGCTTTCCACTGGTACGGGTATCTTCGGCAAGAATCAGGTCTGCCTCTTTCAGCACCGCTATGGCCCGAAGGGTCATATCCTCTAAATTACCGATAGGTGTCGGCACCACATACAGTTTTCCCATTTTCTAAAAATAAAAAACCAACTACGCACCGGCAATTGGTCTTTTGTTTTTGAGCAAACTTTTAATGCTAAGAAAATTTTCGTGAGATAAGGGTCTTGAACCTTGTCTCGTATTCTTCCTTTCCTTCCCAATTATTGTATTCGGGCTTCACCATATTATCGATGAACGATAAGGATCGTTCTTCACTTTCAATGGTATTCAATTGCGAAATGACACGATTGTACTCTTCAACATTGTCATTGAACAAATGCTTCACGAAGGCAAGGCGGTCGTTGAGCCCAATTTGAAGTTTCTTGGTGTTCAGCTTATCGTTTAGCGATTTCTGCTTGGGTTTTTCGGTTTTGGTGTCGGGCACTTCAGGGGTCAAGATTTCCTTATCGCTTTTCATGTTGCCGGGCTTGGCGATGAAATCTGAAAAAATATGCTCAATGGCCTCACTGGGCATCTCAGAAACCATGTCTTTGATGGTCTGCATTCCCGGGGTGATGATATCTTCTTCGTGCGGGTTGGTCTCGGGTACAGAGGTGTTGCCGCTAAGAACGGAAGT
This portion of the Flagellimonas lutaonensis genome encodes:
- the rsmI gene encoding 16S rRNA (cytidine(1402)-2'-O)-methyltransferase — its product is MGKLYVVPTPIGNLEDMTLRAIAVLKEADLILAEDTRTSGKLLKHFDINTPMLSHHMHNEHKTVNGLVDRMLAGETHALISDAGTPAISDPGFLLVRACLEYEVAVECLPGATAFVPALVNSGLPNDRFVFEGFLPIKKGRQTRLQQLAEEIRTMVFYESPHKLVKTLGQFVEHFGADRRVSVSRELTKLYEETIRGTISEVLQHFMENPPKGEFVIVVEGRK